The genomic segment CACTGCAAAAAAACTGACTGGAACTTGCTCCTTTTGAAGAATTCACCTTATTCTTCTTTAACTGTTTTAGACTAAGCTGTTAAGAAAACAGGCTTTTCCAGTTTGACTGTGGTAGTGCAGAGTAGCTTCAGATTTCAGAATATAACCCAACCCCTGTCCTCCTACCAAAGCCAGGACCTGAGTCTGCCTCTTAAGGTAAGTTTACTATTCCTTGTCTATTATTTTTTATaagtgtaattaaaaaaagggCAACTTTTGTTGAACCCAAGTTATCTGTTTAATGAAAACCTTCAATCAGCTACTActtgaaggggaaaaaggagCCCTTTGCTTTCCAACTCAAGGGCATCAGACATTTCTCAAAGAAACCCACCCCTGAAGAGCACGTTAAGCTCCAGTCACAGAAGTTTTTCTACCTtgcttacttttctttttctcccagcatctttctctcctcctccacttctgcctttctcccctgagcacactgctgtaAGAACAGAAGCACCCAGGCAAGCTCAGAACATAGAAAATGGACATGGTAAGGCTCTGGCACTACAAATGCACTGAGCCTGCAGTACTTGCTTCAACATCAGAGAATCCTGAACTCAGCACAACTGTCTCATTATTTGAATTCAAACTCCTCTTCAAATAAAGTTCAGTTTTGCACCTTATTAGGACCCTCTAAAGGAAGGAAATGCTAGAAGTGCAATGAGAAGGCCCCAGATAGTTCAATGCAGAGGTTCAGCTCCTGGGCCTGTAATGTTCTCACCAAGTTAAGGggtttctctccctttcccacCAGTGATGAAGAATTCAACACATAGGACAAGAAATGTAAATACACAGTAAGTAGATCActgcagttttcctttctttcatttacCTGGGAAATGAAGTTACCTGCAGTTCAGCAAATAGAAGGAAAGATGCTAGCTGTgaagtttttttcctcactggaaACTTACGTAAGGTACGTGCTGTCAGAGATGCCACATTCCCATCCAAAGTCTTTGTGTTGAAACACATTCTAAATACTACTCAGCTTTCCCAATGAAAAGCGGTACTCTATAGGCACATTCATTATCTGCATTTTCCTATTAAGTCTATGGATTATCACTTCCTCATCCTCTCACTTCTCTGAATACTTGCTTTTACCTCAGAAGCTGCTGTTTCatttcacagaggaaaaaacaaatgaaagaaaagaaacagatcaGACCCCAGGCAGAACTGCCTATCTGGGGAAGTTGCAAGTGAGAAAGAAGACTAAGACTAGAGTGTGAAACCTAACGCTTTCACCTTAAGGTgacatctgcaaggaaaagaTACACCACGGCAGAAAACACTCTCAAAGGTAGCTGATAATAGACTACCACCTTCTCTACCCATTGCCATGTCCATCTCCTGTCATTACTTCCCTAGTAACCAAGGAAAACACCATCACAATTGGGATTCTGGGAAAGCAGCTAGTGCTTATCCCCTTTTAGTGACTATTTACACTCCTAAATATTTTACACAGAATTTGTAACACgtctgctttgctctgcacaTCATAAAAACACTTGTGAAAGCTCTGCTCAGTCAGGAATTACAATAAAAGTCTCAGTAAGGTCAGCTCTTGGGGATTTTAGCTatgaaaaacagcagcaattTCTACATTGAAAAGGGAGTATTTCTCCCtccaagaaaaatgcatttcccTTGAAATGACAATTAGTGAGTAGCGTTCAAATCATATTTCAGTGTGTCTACTTTAAGCTAAAACAACCTTCTACATTAACAAGAGAATTCACCAGGAGGAGTGTTTACTGGAATATGTAGTTGTTTTCCTCCTCAGGTTTTATCATAACTGAATATTCTTTCATTAAGAAGCTCCTGTTACAACACTGGAGCCACAGTCCTTTGCTGTATAGTTGTTGCCACTATTCCTTCAGTCAGAAAGTAACATCATCATTTCATCCCCCCACTCTGCCACGTCAGCTACAGCTCCGTTCAggaatttattttcagagagGCTGTTTCATAAAAGTATTATGGCTACAGCATTCCAAGTGGAGTTAAATCAATTTTAGTACCTTTGCACTAAAGAAGTTATCTGAGGTTCATGTTACTCTTTTCAGATTTGAGTACTACATTCAATCCATCAGGGAGTGCAGAAATGGTTTGTATCACTGAGTGCAGGGACACCTATTAGTGACATCTGGCTGATCTCCTGGACACTACCCTCCAATGGCCATTAGGAATTGAGTTACGGCTCCTAGTTTAAATGCTATTAACAGGAAATGTGGCAATAATCAAATACAAATCTGATGAAAAGCTGACATGGAAGGTCATCACTGCCTTACCTAATAGGGGAATGAGAACCAAAGTATTCCTACTGCTAAACTGAtgtggggaaacaaaaaaaatcaaaacaaagagtATCAAACAATTAGAAATGAACACATTTTTCACTTGGACATTACAGAACAGTCAGGAACAAAAACATGAGACACACAGGAAATACCTTGAGTAACAAAGCAAGGTGGTAGTCCTTTGAGATCATgaagaaggaagcaggaaggagagCCATAAAGTAAAAGAAGCAGAGTTAAGGTTTATTGAAGCTAAGGTTCATATGCCATTAAGAAAAACAGCCTTTCATTCTTGGGGCTAATCACAAGCAGCTGGAGAACCAAAACCTGCACAAGCCCCAAAAAAGACTAAAACCAAGTGTGAGCATATCACTTATGCAAAACAACTCCACTGTTTTACATAAAGCCCTGGATACTTGAAAGAAAAGGCCTCAACTTCTGTGGCCATCTCTGGGACAACTGGAACGTGCTGCTAAgtgaacagaggaaaaacaagaactGCCCACAAGTGCCATGTTGCCATGTGGAAACAAACAGTACACACAGAAAACAGTCACAGGGGCTGTTACTTCTACACTactgaaattactttttcccccctccctttcATCAGACAAATTCTTTACCACAAAAATCACTTCTGACAGTCATTTAACATGAAGAGAATCATTCCTCCTTTAACACAGAAGAGCAGAAGAGTAACAGGTGCTTTGTATCACTGCACTTCTACAACAAATTTAGGCATCTCCTTCTCACCATATTTAACTTACTGTGGTCACAGATACTAAAGAATGCTTCCTGAAAAGCTCCTGAAGACCCATTGAAGGTAACACTAAGATTATTATAGCATACTGAAGGGTGAAAAGTTCTGTCCCTACCTTACCTGTTTGCTAATTCCATTCAGGAGCTGCCAGCCCCTTCTTTTACAAGGCCTTCTTCAACAGGACACAAAACGCAGGACTGGGGGCATTTCCTGTGTAGCCCTCTCCTGTTACCAACAGTTACACTCTATTATTCCTTTCTTGTAAACTGATGAAAATTCTTGTAATAACTAACTAGGCCTCTGCTTTGTGGCTATTTCAGAACCTTACTGCTTTGGTTCTTACAAACTCTTAACTCAGCATGTTTACCCACTATTCTAACTAGTTCCTTACAACTTATATACTCCAGGATGTCCCTTAGCTTCAATTATTTCCCTACGTAGTCTCATGTTTACTCCTCCTTTTGCTGTgtctctaggaaaaaaaaatatggagagCAATCACTTTCCTTATTAGATTTAACACTGCCAAGTTAAAAGAAATTACCCTGTGCTAGTCCTTTCCATGCCTTGATCACTCACATCCTTCTTTGCTCTGCAACTATTccagtgttttgctttgttcttgaatgaggggagaagaaaatcaCACCACCAAAAAGCCTCATCTCACTGCCTTAACTTCTGACTGCCCTTGAAAGCAAAAGTTGCCCAATTTTTGAAGTGTaccattaaaatacatttataatgtgttaaaaaaaaagttctcgGAGGAATCTAATGCTTCCATTTGTTCCAACATTCCAACACTGgatactttcttttcctttcttgtttgcttggtggggttttctttagggggagggggtttggttcttggcttttggttttcttttgctatATGCCCCATGGAATTAGGCAGAGTAAAAGCTGCAGTTGAGAACAAAAATACGTACGTTGCAGATACTGTTAAGTATGTGGTGGACATGTAATTGTCTAATCAAGGTGAATGAGACTGAATCTTGACTGAATTGTCAAAGCCTGATAAAGGTTCTAATTAAGATACATTCTCACCCAGCACAGAATTTTTCTAGAACTAGTAAAGTACCTCCTGTTCACCCCCAACTCTTTTTGCTTCTCACCTTTCTAAAGAAAATTTGGGTAAGAACATAGATACAAGTGCCTGAAAAAGCAGAACTATTATTCCCCCTCTGTATAACTCCTGAGCACTGCTTCACTCTCCTTGTCCTGCAAATACAGGACCTGTTTTTCAGAGTCCCGATGGGCATCCTGGCTTCCCTGCCAGCAAGGCTGCAGAAATCAATTAGCTTAACTAGTGGTTTCAGCCTGATCAAACATTAAGATGGGGGTGAGGCTTAGATTGCAAgacttagagaagaaaagcCACAGCACAGGCTCACAGGATAATCAGGTTTGGAGGCACCTCGGcctctgctcagagcaggggaagtTATGAGATAAGACCAGGTTGCTCTGAGCTGGATCTGGTCAAGTCTTGAAAATATCTAAGGATGGAAGCCGCACAACCTCTGTGGTCAAACCATTCCCTCTTGACTGTCCTCGTGACTGGCTCCTCCTCACAGCAGAGGTCCTCAAGCCTCGTTGATTATTTCACACTCACCTGAACTTCATCCAGTTTAACactatcatttttttttgtactggGGCCCCCCGGTTGGATGCAGTATGCCAGACAGTGTCATGCAGCCAAGTGAGGAGAGATAATGGCTTTCCTCAACTTAATGACCTGCTCTTCTTAAAATAGCCCATCCTGAACACCTGACAATTCTAGTGCAGAAGCCTGCAGTTAATCTGTAACCACACCAACACTTTAACAGCTGCCCAGATCTCCAGGATGAGGCAATAAGCACTGGAATAGTGATGTAGTAGGTACTGCTCATCAACCcgaaggaatcatagaatctcaaaggctggaaaggaccttgaaagatcatctagtccaaccgccctgccagagcagagacacCTTCTGTGTTGTGTTTCACTATAAacataaaaccacaaaacaagtGCTATTATTCCTGTACTACATTGCAGTAGTCAGGGCAACAAGCCATCTGCCTGCACAGGTCCACTGCGTCTTACTGTCACACACCATCTCCAAAGTTAAGCATTCAATTCCAAACACATTTTAGTCATTCCTGATGTTAAAATGCTATCCTTTCAGTTATACCAAGATCAGAATGAGAGAGATTTACTGTAGAAAGCATTGACCCTTTACACGGCAAGGCCAGGCAATCCAACAAATCTCATACCAAAGTGTCCACCTGCACACAGGCCATGCGCTTACCTTCAGCGTTCTTGCTTTCAAAGAAAGAACTTTACCCTCCATACTGGGCAACATGACAAAGACTCATTCCACTCTAATGGCCAGTTCTTAGTCATTCTTGAGAGGTTCTTCAGCAAATGCCCTGGCTTTTCATAGCAGAAGCCAATTCTCACTACCTGCTTTCCCACTATTGATTTAGCACAACACATTATCCTGCGACATCAGGGATACTCAGCTTTAAGATAACATCACACCACTCAGTAACATGCTACTTCTGTGGAAGTCAGCTTATCATCCTGTTAACAgcctagctttttttttttttcttctgtggaaaCTAAAGCAGCTTTGCACTGACACGTAACCCCTCTTAAAAAAtcagagaggaaacagaagagCATCTCTCTTCTGGGAATTAGAATACAAGTACTTTCAAGATTTCGCTAACATTTCTTGCCCTTTGCTGCCAATTAGCACTTCACACAGCTGGTCTTTGAGATGCACAATTAAAGAAATCTGTGGCACTTTTCCTTGCAATTCTAAGTATCGAGGTTATCAGGTATCAAGAGAGAAAGAATGCCAGGCAAAGAACAGCTTTGGAATTTAATACTTATCTCGTATGAAGTTTCATATATTATTTACAAGTTATATCTTAGTTGCCTAATCACATTTCACGTGACAAAACTGACAAGATGATCttaatattttccctttcaggTGACTGCAAGTAGCTGTTGGAACTTACTTCTGGTTAACTATTTCAAAGCTCTTACCTTCCAAAACAGAATACTACAGTGTCGGCAGAAATGCAAGGTGTCCCCGTACTGCTCCTTTATGGGGTAATATTTCTGAAGTGCAAAGTACATCAGCTTCCAGTCAATGTGACCTTTCTCTGATAGAATCAAGTGCCTACAAAACTGGACATAAAATTAATATCTTCCTTTAAAATTGTTATGGAACTATTCAAATCAGGTaaagaactggaaagaaaataaaaaaagggtGGCTAAACTGAAGTTTTGTAACTGGAATTCTTTGAAGTCGATAATCTGACATCATACAGCTCTGCAAAGCACTGAGATCTCGCCACAAAAAATGGAGGGTATAAACACTAAAAATAGGAGGGTAAATATTTGCCAAGAAAGAAGTAGGCCATACACAGCTGACCTAACTCTACTGTCTTGAAATGATTCTAATTATAGTTAAGAACCATCTAAAGCCCAGTATTTAGAGCTGTGAGTAAATAACCTTATACTTTTTGAAAAGACAACTGCGGAATGAGACAAATAAAGTGATTGTGCATTACAATGAGTGGTTTTCTGTTAAGACAAAAATTATGGATTTAAAtaatgctttttcttcattttcaaagcATACCCATgattatttttcacatttcctaTGACCTTCTAGAGGGATTGCAGTTACAAGTGAGTGATGTACTTCGAGGACATAATCTGCACGTCTGATTAGCTGATGCACAATGACTGTTCCTCCCTAGCTTAATACACAGTCAACGTTTACTAAGTATGTATTTGTAAAAGGCTTTTGTTCCACTCAGTAGGGATTATTCCTAATATATTAAGGGCCTTCTTCGTTCATAAGAGAACTCCTAGATGGGGACAATAGCACTGGCTTTCTGATTTCAGCTATACTTCATTTCATAATAGCTTCCCTGTGTCAAGTTCTCACATTTTCCAAAAGCGCTCTTCAGATATCAAGAATGTTTCTGTGGTTGTTTCAATGGTTCAACAAATACACTgcgaaagagaggaaaaaaaccaacctacTATGATTCTGTAGCTTATTAAGGTAGGGCACttttaaatgggaaaagcagaattggattttggaaaaaaataaataaaaccattaCATTTCTATCCTTAATAACCTAATAAGAAACTGAACATTTAGGAACACATTGAAGACACTATGTACAAATGGCCTTTACAAGACACGGGGCTAACTATTCTAGTGAAATGCTTGAGTGATCTTTTTCCCAGCACTACCTTAGTGTAAGAGCTGCCTCTTTCAAACAGTTTTGTCCCTGTTCAATGCAGCTTACCTCATCTAGCCTCAAAATCTACTCCATTGCTACATTAAGCTTAAACTTCTTATCCTTGTAACTTCACCTTGTGCTCCTCTGAGCTGCCTCTGAAGGAGGGTTTTTCAGTTTGCTTGTGTACATTCTCCATAAAGTTCATTATAAAGCTTTTCATCTCACCAAAATTCTTATTTGGGTCAACATCACTTGAGTTAATTGAGCTTCACTTCTACCTTTCCTGTTATAATACTACTTAATCTGGTAGTCACCTACCAAACAGTAGCACTTCAATCTGTGCGATTTAAGGGTACATATTTTCACTGCCTCCAGTCTGGAGTGTACCAGGTTTATAAAGTCCTTTCTCCAGCTCTGATAAGCTAACTTCTACTTTCATAGCTTTATTTTCACCTAGTCTGACTTTTTTCCCAGCGTATGTCGCTGCCAGAAAATGAAGACAGTTCTGGAGGCATTCCTAGATTACTGTAACGCTTTTTATGAGGGGGTGACAAAAgtatcctttttcctttcttttggcCCTTAATTTTGAGTTCTCCCacatttgtttgattttttgtttttcctttggcaAAAATCCAATGTTGGCTTCACTGATCTGTGGCCTAAAAGCCTGAGCAATGTTTGTCTACCTTTGTTAGTAAAACAAGTTCTACTTCAGGTACTGAGATTAGAAAGACCTTAGAGGTATCCTCTGCCACACTTGTCTTATGGGACTCTGTTGTTTACAGAAAATCATCTTAGAGTAGACCTTTAAAAACACAATGCAAGGGAACAGTCTGACAGTTATCCTAACCTTACAGGCATGCtaaatatatatagatatttttaaacaaacaagcCTCCCCAAGGGGAACATTTTCACTGTTACTACAGACTGTCAcattttaatctgaaaaaaaaaataggggtGAGTTGACACTTTGTTGTTAGTGTATCGCATGACAGAGATAAGGGACACATTTATGTAAATCAGAGTTTATTACCTGCTTTTCTGCAAAATGGTACTGGCAGAGTTTCTTCCACAACTGTCTGTCTTCACTAAGCATGTATAAAGTTGGGGTCACTTGACCCAGAGTAATAATGTCCCAGCCATCAGAGAACCTGTATAAGATGTTATTCAGCATATGCAGAGGGAGATCACTAAGTGTGAGACCATTGTTGacttgctgggaaaaaaaaaagttgaagacTGTTAACTACAAAAATCTCTCAGGATAAAGTACAAGTGAGACATTTACTTTAGAGGTAATCTCAGGTCTTTAGTTTCTACAAAACCACTGAGTAATAGCTACAGTTAATGACATGATACTTTGGTTAATTGGCTGTCATTATTCTCTAATTGCTGGTGAAAACTTAAATGACTGCAGGTACAGAAGAGGCCACAGATTGTAGCTTTATAACTTAGAGCTTTCCTACTGTGAAAATAAACATACCTTAAATtctttatttctatttaaaaggattttaaacCACTTCTGAACTCAGAGTACATTCTATATTCTATACAGAATATAGGACTGAAGAACAGAAGTGGGGAATGAAAACATTATGAAAGTCAGAGACAGAAGAGAGCAGGTTCATTTCTAAGTCTGGAGATAGCTCCTCTCCTATGCAGAGATGAGGAATTCTGTACGGGCTGACAGATAGAATACTGAGACAATTCTCATTGAGAGCACATTGCTCTGCTGAACTTTCTCTTTCAAGGGGTAACCTACAGCACAAACTCAGACAAGACTGTGATGGAAAGTCTGGAGCCTCTAGTGCCAAGTGGCCCAAAGCCCCCTAGGGCTCGCAACTGTGTCAGGCTGGGCAGGCAAAGCTGTGTCAAGCCCACAGCCCAGCCAAGCACTAGCAGGCTCTCACTCAGGTCAGCTCATTTCACCACCACTCATCTCACTTCCAGGCTAGACTTTCCATATTGTCATCTGTTACAAAGACCTCTGCGACCATCATTTGGTTCAGGAACATGTGAACATTTATTTACAGGGACAAGATTCCTCATCAGTTCTTTCTACCAATATAAAACAGCTCAGAGGGAAGTGGCatgctggaaagaaaaaaatgcagtaactGCAGGGTCTCAAAACTATCTATGTAGTGGTTGCTTGGCATACGAAAGCAGGTGAGGTTGGGTTTCCTATTTCTCCTTTCTATTCCAAAATTAGCTGTTTTATTCAGATTGCCATTGCTGTGTCTGATGGGTATTTCAAAATTTCATAGCTGACAGCAAATAGATGAAATAGTGAAGCAGTGTCTTGCTGCATTTCTTCCTCCAGGAGTAACCCAGAGGTTAAAAGAAATCGCACGCTTATCAGATGTTTCCACTATAAAAGCCTGGAACACTACATACCACATGCTTTGGACAAAATTGCATGATCAGAATCCAGAAGTCATTACCTTTTTCTTATAAAACCTAACTGTGCTAATGAATAGGGCTGTAAAATTGCtacttaaatatttcatttctgttttcttgatcCACCTCTAAAACTCCTTTTagattttggtttcttttcagtAGTGGAACATTGaatttgaagtgaaaaaaaatctggaggtTTTTTCCATCTTTATCTGACAATCCAGAGACAAACATTTTGAAACTTCTTTGGGTgagaaaaacaatttcatctATACATCTCTAGCACAAGCCAGCAGTGCACACACTGTAGCAACTCTCATTAGAAAAAAGCTATTAAATTGATTCCATTTcattaatttcttatttcttctctaaaaacaatgaaaataagtaGAACTGTTGATGTTTTTTCCAGCTTTGTTCACTTATGAATCATAAACCAATGTTCAGTAAACTTCCCCTCCTCCAATTACTTTAGTATGAATTAATAACGTACCTTGTTCATCTGAAGGTTTTTCAGTTGTTGTTGCCACAGAAGGACAGTTTCTAATCTGCAGATCCAAATATTGATGTTCCCTACTAACACAGATTTTCCTACTCCCCTAATCAGTATACAGAGAGTAGAACTCAGATCCTGTAGAAGGTCTTTAATTAATCGTGGATTATATTGGTCTTCCATGACTAGaagacaaaataaaccaaatgtgATTTTGGTTAACCAAGTTAGCCAAGCTAATACAGTTAACTCCAGCTAATCAACACTTTCTTAGATGAGCTAATTACAACACAACTGTTTGTATAGAAATAGCTGTGCTGTCTCTCACCAAGACATTCATCCATAAGCACAAGATGAATAATTAACACCTTCACAGGCAAATTTGATGCTGTGCGTTTAATAAATTGACTGCTAAACAACTAGTTATAAATCTGATTTCTTCTGTTCAAAGCTGAGAGCATTACATTTCCATTTAGTGTGGTTACCAGAACaacagagcttttaaaaaacaagcaataAGGCAAAGCGGTTACGTACTTTTAAATCTGAGTACATAATGCAGACTGAGAAACAAACATGTTACTAATCTAAACAGCTTTTGTATTTCATAAGGAGCATAATTTAATAGCAACCAATCGTTTCTGGACAGAATCTAATTGTCATTTAATTTCACCAATCTGTTTCAACAGACATGATACAATGATCCAGAGAAAACTCACTGCAACTGTGGGATGGGGAGTATGAAACCTTTCACTCATTAAAGATGCTATTGCTTTATCTTTATGTATAAAAGTAATAAAGCTAATAAGAAGAAAGTATCAACTGATACTTAGTCACAGCAATTAAACCTGAACAGA from the Colius striatus isolate bColStr4 chromosome 2, bColStr4.1.hap1, whole genome shotgun sequence genome contains:
- the FBXO25 gene encoding F-box only protein 25 isoform X4, whose translation is MKRYTVLKTVSLQPRKEKKIILGTTQIHNRHGYCTLGEAFNRLDFSSAIQDIRRFNYVVKLLQLIAKSQLTSLSGAAQKNYFNILDKIVRKVMEDQYNPRLIKDLLQDLSSTLCILIRGVGKSVLVGNINIWICRLETVLLWQQQLKNLQMNKQVNNGLTLSDLPLHMLNNILYRFSDGWDIITLGQVTPTLYMLSEDRQLWKKLCQYHFAEKQFCRHLILSEKGHIDWKLMYFALQKYYPIKEQYGDTLHFCRHCSILFWKDTGHPCTASDPNTCLMPVSPQHFIDLFKF